The nucleotide window ATTTTTTTGTTTCATGGTGCCCGGTCATGTGCCCAATCAATTTATAAATGTTCGAACATGTAAACAATTTGGTATAATCTTGCTTATACGTCCACATTTGTTTATCATTAAGGTGATGATAATTTACTTTATTTGGTGAATCCGGCATAAAATCCCCGATTATCAAAAGACCGCCATCTGATAGTACGCGGTCGATTTCAGAAACAGATTTGAACAATTGCTCGCGGCCAATCCAGTGAAACACAAAGTTAATAATAACCAGATCAAATTTTTGATCATTATCAAATGGCAATTCATTTGCCACAGCCCTGTGAAATTCTATATGGGGGTACTTTTCTTTCCCAGCCTTAATTGCTAATTCAGACGGTTCTACTGCAACGCAATTACAACTATGTATCCTATTAATTTCATTGAGCCTCCAACCATTGCTGGCTCCAATTTCCAATACTTTTTT belongs to Methanosarcinales archaeon and includes:
- a CDS encoding class I SAM-dependent methyltransferase — its product is MSQDNVFLRYEGDNWFKRNATSLVGTHECDFVINLIQLYNITPKKVLEIGASNGWRLNEINRIHSCNCVAVEPSELAIKAGKEKYPHIEFHRAVANELPFDNDQKFDLVIINFVFHWIGREQLFKSVSEIDRVLSDGGLLIIGDFMPDSPNKVNYHHLNDKQMWTYKQDYTKLFTCSNIYKLIGHMTGHHETKKLDPSVDNKSRMAVSLLKKDYNNYPEQKLD